In the Candidatus Brocadiia bacterium genome, one interval contains:
- a CDS encoding branched-chain amino acid ABC transporter substrate-binding protein, protein MKRQVITWGWAFGLSIILLGCGTKTDVIKLGVAGPLTGDQAKLGTDVLNGATLAVEEWNAKGGVLGKKVVIVSRDDMAQEQQAQSVAKELAGEGVVGVVGHFNSGCTIPASVVYHDSNIPMITPSSTNPYVTDRNFANIFRVCGRDDQQGKVSADYAIGTLKVKKVAILHDKTQYGQGLADEFKKALGTNAEVVYYGGFPKEELNFKPIISAVKETNPELLFFGGMYNQAGPMMVQAREAGLTAAFMSGDGVFDPVFLKVAGASAEGSYLTFSRDPEIIPSAKSFLDKYREKYGPYGPYSIYAYDAANIILSAIQAAGTTDCAKVSEQIRKTAYDGAIGKVQFDAKGDLASSYYIMWVVKGGKLVTCEPR, encoded by the coding sequence ATGAAAAGGCAAGTAATTACTTGGGGATGGGCTTTTGGTTTATCAATAATATTGTTGGGTTGCGGTACAAAAACTGATGTCATCAAGTTGGGCGTGGCCGGCCCGTTAACCGGTGACCAGGCCAAGTTGGGCACCGACGTGCTTAACGGCGCCACGTTGGCCGTTGAGGAATGGAACGCCAAAGGCGGCGTCCTGGGCAAGAAAGTCGTCATCGTTTCCCGCGACGACATGGCCCAGGAACAGCAGGCCCAGTCGGTGGCCAAAGAACTGGCCGGCGAAGGTGTCGTCGGCGTGGTCGGGCATTTCAACAGCGGCTGCACCATACCGGCTTCGGTGGTTTATCACGATTCCAATATCCCCATGATTACCCCGTCCTCGACCAATCCTTACGTAACCGACCGTAATTTCGCCAATATTTTCCGGGTCTGCGGCCGTGACGACCAGCAGGGCAAAGTCTCGGCTGATTACGCGATAGGCACGTTGAAAGTCAAGAAGGTGGCCATCCTGCACGACAAGACCCAATACGGCCAGGGGCTGGCCGATGAGTTCAAGAAAGCGCTGGGCACAAACGCCGAAGTCGTTTATTACGGCGGGTTCCCCAAGGAAGAGCTTAACTTCAAGCCCATCATCAGCGCCGTCAAGGAGACCAATCCGGAGCTGCTGTTCTTCGGCGGGATGTACAACCAGGCCGGTCCGATGATGGTCCAGGCGCGCGAAGCCGGTTTGACCGCGGCTTTCATGAGCGGCGACGGCGTGTTTGACCCGGTTTTCCTCAAGGTGGCCGGCGCATCGGCCGAGGGTTCTTACTTGACATTCTCACGCGACCCTGAAATCATCCCCTCAGCCAAGTCGTTCCTGGATAAATATCGTGAGAAATACGGCCCGTACGGCCCTTATTCAATCTATGCTTATGACGCGGCTAATATCATCCTGTCCGCCATCCAGGCCGCCGGCACCACGGACTGCGCCAAGGTATCCGAGCAGATTAGGAAGACCGCTTACGACGGCGCCATTGGCAAGGTCCAGTTTGACGCCAAAGGCGACCTGGCCAGTTCCTATTACATTATGTGGGTAGTCAAGGGCGGGAAATTAGTTACCTGCGAACCCCGTTAG
- a CDS encoding branched-chain amino acid ABC transporter permease, which yields MKLTFKKVFLMALWMGLITLPIVGIKMVDDGVVWRIGPVVISALVLVGGLAWLGFSRWKGLAKLGSLLAEPFRYTTEKMAKPAAVKLEVVALLVVLSVIPWVLPGKHLNLAIDTGIYIILALGLNIVVGSAGLLVLGYAGFWAIGAYTFALASIMLNCPFWLGLVLAAVVTGLCGLIVGLPCLRLRGDYLAIVTLGFGELVRYLLKNLPNLTGGEKGLPNELLSGKINHPEIFGWVLKQPLHYYYLTFIMVILTVVIIGRLNNSRIGRAWIALREDEMAATSMGINTTQLKILAFVISAVWAGFAGVLYAAKMNYITPEAFRFEQSALILAMVILGGMGNTLGVILGAVILFILPWFIRDQMPAFQDYRLLIYGATMVLMMLFRPQGLISSKRRQVELTAETAD from the coding sequence ATGAAACTGACTTTCAAAAAAGTATTCTTGATGGCATTGTGGATGGGGCTGATAACCCTGCCCATCGTCGGGATAAAGATGGTCGATGACGGCGTCGTATGGCGCATCGGTCCGGTAGTTATCAGCGCCTTGGTTCTGGTCGGCGGTTTGGCCTGGTTGGGTTTTAGCCGGTGGAAAGGTCTTGCCAAGCTGGGCTCGCTCCTGGCCGAACCTTTCCGCTATACCACCGAGAAGATGGCCAAACCGGCCGCCGTAAAATTGGAAGTAGTGGCACTGCTGGTCGTCCTGTCCGTGATTCCCTGGGTGCTCCCGGGCAAGCACCTCAACCTGGCCATTGACACCGGCATTTACATAATATTGGCCCTGGGTCTGAATATCGTGGTCGGCTCGGCCGGACTGCTGGTGCTGGGCTATGCCGGGTTCTGGGCCATCGGCGCTTATACCTTCGCGCTGGCCTCCATCATGCTCAATTGCCCGTTCTGGCTGGGGCTGGTCCTGGCTGCGGTGGTGACCGGGCTGTGCGGGCTGATTGTCGGATTACCCTGCCTGCGCCTGCGCGGTGATTACCTGGCCATCGTCACGCTCGGCTTCGGTGAGCTGGTCCGCTACCTGCTCAAGAACCTGCCCAACCTGACCGGAGGCGAAAAAGGCCTGCCCAACGAACTGCTCAGCGGCAAAATCAACCATCCGGAAATATTCGGCTGGGTCCTGAAACAGCCGCTCCATTACTATTACCTGACCTTTATTATGGTCATCCTGACCGTGGTCATAATAGGGCGTCTCAATAATTCTCGCATAGGCCGGGCCTGGATAGCCCTGCGCGAAGACGAGATGGCCGCCACCAGTATGGGCATCAACACCACTCAGTTAAAAATCCTGGCTTTCGTCATCAGCGCCGTCTGGGCCGGGTTTGCCGGAGTACTCTACGCGGCCAAGATGAACTACATCACCCCGGAAGCGTTCCGGTTCGAACAGTCGGCACTGATTTTGGCCATGGTCATCCTGGGTGGAATGGGAAACACCCTGGGCGTAATTTTAGGAGCGGTAATCCTGTTCATCCTGCCCTGGTTTATCCGTGACCAGATGCCGGCGTTCCAGGACTACCGGCTGTTGATATACGGCGCCACTATGGTGCTGATGATGCTATTCAGGCCACAGGGCTTAATCAGCAGTAAGCGCCGGCAGGTGGAACTGACCGCTGAAACGGCGGATTAG
- a CDS encoding branched-chain amino acid ABC transporter permease has protein sequence MLQHLVNGLIQGGIYALIALGYTMVYGILGMINFAHGEIYMIGAYLGIISLAVLSTFAPIAGLPILCLFIALIISVAFAAGYGFTIEKVAYRRLRHAPVLSALISAIGMSTFLQNYIMVAQGKENKAFPAFFKEPLTSHPYLVGSARISLLEIVIIVSCILIMLGLHLFISRTKVGRAMRATAQDKKMAALVGIDINRIIALTFIIGSALAAAGGVMVSMYISTTRFDVGYMTGIKAFTAAVLGGIGNIPGAMLGGFLLGIVETLGVAYISPDYKEVYAFVILMLVLIIRPRGLLGERLADKA, from the coding sequence ATGCTGCAACATTTAGTCAACGGCTTGATTCAGGGCGGTATCTATGCGCTGATTGCCCTCGGCTACACAATGGTCTACGGCATACTCGGGATGATTAACTTCGCCCACGGCGAAATCTATATGATTGGCGCTTATCTGGGCATCATTTCGCTGGCTGTGCTATCCACCTTCGCCCCGATTGCCGGCCTGCCAATCCTGTGCCTGTTCATCGCGCTGATTATCAGCGTCGCCTTTGCCGCCGGATATGGCTTCACCATTGAAAAGGTGGCTTACCGCCGCCTGCGCCACGCGCCGGTGCTGTCCGCTCTTATCAGCGCCATCGGCATGTCCACCTTCCTGCAGAACTACATTATGGTCGCCCAGGGCAAGGAGAATAAGGCCTTCCCGGCATTCTTCAAGGAACCGCTCACCAGCCACCCTTACCTGGTCGGCTCGGCCCGGATATCCCTTCTGGAAATAGTCATCATCGTTTCGTGCATACTGATAATGCTCGGCTTGCACCTGTTCATCAGCCGGACCAAGGTCGGCCGGGCCATGCGGGCCACGGCTCAGGACAAGAAGATGGCCGCACTGGTCGGCATTGACATAAACAGGATCATCGCCCTGACGTTCATCATCGGCTCGGCATTGGCCGCGGCCGGCGGCGTGATGGTCTCTATGTATATTTCCACCACCCGTTTTGATGTCGGTTATATGACCGGTATTAAGGCCTTTACCGCGGCCGTCCTGGGCGGCATTGGCAACATTCCCGGTGCCATGCTGGGCGGGTTCCTGCTTGGCATAGTCGAAACCTTGGGCGTGGCTTATATCTCGCCTGATTACAAAGAGGTCTACGCCTTCGTTATCCTGATGCTGGTATTGATTATCCGGCCCAGAGGACTGTTGGGCGAACGGCTGGCCGACAAAGCATAG